CCCTGGAGCAGCGCCTGCGCAGTGTCGATGGCCTGAAAAAGATGACGTCCACCTCGGCCCAGGGCGTGTCCTCCATTACCCTGGAATTCGAGGAGGGCACCGATCCGATTCTGGCGCTGGACGACGTTCGACAGCAGGTGGACGAATTCACCAACTTTCCGGCCGAAGCAGAGGAACCCCAGGTAACCCGGGTGGAAAGGTACGAGCCGGTGGCCCGGTTACTGGTATCCGGGGATGTGGCCCGTGGCGAATTGCGCCAACTGGCGTACCGGTTTGAGGATGAGTTGCTGCAGCGGGGCATCGACCGGGTCTCCATTCGTGGCCTGCCTGAGCAGCAGATCAGTATTAATGTACCGGTTGAACGGCTTCAAACCCTGGGCCTGTCACTGGGGCAGATTGCCGAGCGGGTTGCCGCCATATCCCGGGACCTGCCGGCCGGAATGATGGCGCAACAGGACGCCACCCGGGAGCTGCGGGCGGTGGAGCAGCGCCGGAGCCCCCAGGAGTTCGAGAATATCCCGGTGCTCAGCGGCGAGCGTATCCAGCTGAAGCTGGGCGATATCGCCATCATCCGGCAGGAAGCCCGGGAGAACCAGATAACTCTGGAGAAGGACGGCAAGCCCGCTGTTGAGCTGCAGCTCCAGCGGTCGGAAAACGGAAATTCACTGGTGGCTGCGAAGGTGCTGGAAACCTGGCTGGCGGATACCCGGCCGGTGTTGCCGCCGACCATCGAGCTGGAGGTTTACGACGAAACCTGGCAGCTACTGGACGATCGTATTTCCCTGCTGGTGAATAACGGCCTGGGCGGTCTGGTGCTGGTGGTTTGCCTGCTTTACCTGTTCCTGCCGGGCCGTGTGGCTCTGTGGGTGGCCGTGGGTATTCCAACGGCGTTCCTCGCCGCCATGGCGGTGCTCTGGCTGATCGGCGGGTCGATCAACATGATTTCCCTGTTTGCCCTGATCATGGCGCTGGGGGTGATTGTCGACGATGCCATTGTGGTGGGTGAGGACGCCGATGCCCATGCCCGCATGGGGGAGGAATCCATCTACGCCTCCGAGGGCGCGGCCAAACGGATGCTGTGGCCGGTGCTGGCATCGTCGCTGACCACGGTTGCGGCCTTCATGCCCCTGCTGGTGGTCGGTGGCGTGATTGGCAACATTCTCGGCGACATTCCCCTGGTGATGATCTGTGTGCTGGCGGCCTCCCTGCTGGAGTGCTTCATCGTTCTGCCGGCTCACCTGCGCCACGCGTTTGTGATCCGTGGCCGGCAAAAGACCGGGCAGGATGCGCCCGCCCCGAAACAACCCGGGCCGCTGGGCCGCTTCCGGCGCGGATTTGAACGGGGGTTTGACCGGTTCCGGGAAGGGCGGTTTCGCCGGTTTTCCCGCTACAGCCTGGAGCATCGCGGCGCCACGGTAGCGGCAGCCGCGGCCCTGGCGATTGTGACCATCGGCCTGTTGGCCGGCGGGCGACTCGGCTTCAACTTTTTCCCGACCCCGGAACCCTCGGTGCTCTACGCCAATGCCAGTTTCGTGGCGGGCACCGATCGCGGTACGGTGGAGAATTTCCTCGCGCAGATGCAAGCAACGCTCAATGAGACCGAGCAGGCCCTGGGCGGCGATCTGATCCTGCACGCGGTGACCACTCAGGGCGCGACCCTGGGGGCTGAAGGCAGCTCCCGTAGCGGTGACGAACTGGGGTCGATGATGATCGAGCTGGTGCCTTCGGACCGCCGTTCAGTCCGAAATCCGGAATTCATCAACGAGTGGCGCAGCCGTCTGAAGATTCCCGCAGGGCTGGACAACCTGTCCATTTCCGAGCGCCAGGCCGGGCCGCCGGGCCGGGATGTCAATGTGCGCCTGACCGGTGAGAATGCCGAAAACCTGAAGCAGGCGGCGGAGGAGCTGAGCCAGGCCCTCGCCACCCTGCCGGGGGTACTGGATGTGGAAGACGACATGCCCTGGGGCAGGGAGCAACTGATTTACCAGGTCAGCCCCTACGGCGAGGCCCTGGGCCTGACCACCACGGATCTTGGCAGGCAGCTGCGGGCTGCGTTCGATGGCCGCATTGCCCAGATATACCAGGACGGCCGGGACGAGGTGGAGGTTCGCGTGCAGCTGCCCCGGGACCAGCGGGAACGGCTGTCGACCCTGTCCCGGATGACCGTGCGGGTTCCGGACGGGCGCTTCGTGCCACTGAGCCAGGTGATGAACCTCGACCACCGCCAGGGCTTCCAGGCCCTGCGCCATGCCGGGGGCAAACTGGCCGTTGAGGTGACCTCCGGCCTGAATACCCGGGTCAGCACCACCGACCAGATTCTGGCCAGCCTGCAGGCCGAAGCGCTGCCGGACATCGCCAATCGCCACAACGTACGCTACAGCTTTGAGGGCCGGGCGGCCGACCAGCGGGAAACCATGGCGGACATGAAAACCGGCCTGATCATCGGGCTCGGGCTGATGTACGTGGTGCTGGCGTGGGTGTTTGCCTCCTGGAGCCTGCCGCTGATTGTCATGGCCATTATCCCGTTTGCCCTGGTGGGTGCCTTGCTGGGGCACTGGCTGATGGGGCTGCAACTGACCATTCTGTCCCTGTTCGGGCTGTTTGGCCTGTCCGGCATTGTGGTCAATAACGCCATTATCCTCGTAGCTTTCTATAACCAGCAGCGGCAAAAGGGCCTGGCCATTAATGACGCGCTCAACGAAGCCGTCGTGCAACGGGTACGGGCGGTACTGCTGACCTCACTGACAACCATCGGTGGCCTTCTGCCCCTGCTGTTCGAAACGTCCCTGCAGGCGCAGTTCCTGATTCCCATGGCCACCTCCATTGCCTTCGGGCTGGGGCTGTCGACGCTGCTGGTGCTGGTGGTGATCCCGGCACTGCTGTCCTGGCTGGAACAGTTCCGGGAATGGCGTGCCTGCCGGCGGGGAACCGTTGTCGAGCCCCTGGGGGCCCCTGAATAACCAGAGTGGAGAATGATGGCAGAGCCCTTGCTCGCGGCCCGAGGCCTGAACAAACAATTCCGCAGCGGCAATCAGCCGGTGTCGGTGCTGAGCGATCTTGCCCTGCAACTGGGCCGCGGCGAATCACTGGCGCTGACCGGCCGTTCCGGATCGGGCAAGAGTACCCTGCTCAACATCCTGTGTGGTCTGGAGCAGCCTGACTCCGGCAGGATCCGGGTACTGGACGAGATTTTTGACAGCGGAAAGCCGGCAGGCAGCAGCCAGGTGGAGGCCCGCTGGGCACAGCTTCGGCGGCAACAGGTTGGCGTGGTCTTCCAGGAAGCGAACCTGATGCCGGCTTTGTCGCTGTTGGACAATGTCCGTCTGCGGGCCCGGCTCGCCGGGCGGAGTGAGGACCCGTGCCGGGACTGGCTGGAACGCCTGGGTATCGGCGAGCTTGCCGGCCGCTATCCGGACCAGGTGTCCGGCGGCCAGCGCCAGCGGGCGGCCCTTGCCATGGTGTTTGCCATGAACCCGGCCCTGATCCTGGCGGACGAGCCCACCGGCAGCCTGGACCGCCACACCGCCGAAGCCGTGACCCGGCAACTGTTCGAGCTTCAGGCCCGCCATTGCTGCGCGCTGATTCTCGCCACTCACGATGCCGAACTGGCCACCCGATGCACGCACCACCTGGATCTCGGGCACCAGCCCGAAGCCTGAGCGCGCCATGACCCTGTTGGCCGCCCTGTTCAGCCACTACCGCCGCCACCCCCTGCAACTGCTGGCGCTGGCCACCATGATTGTGCTGGCGACCATGCTCTGGACCGGCGTTTACCACCTCACCAGTCAGGCCCGGGCCAGCCTGGATCAGAGTGAGTCTGCGGTGGCCGAGCGCCAGCAGGTGGTCCGCGCCGATGGTGAGCCAGTGTCGGTGCAGGACTTTGTCACGCTCAGGCGGGCAGGCCTCTGCGTCATGCCCTGGCTGGAAGTGACATCGCCGGGGCGCGGACGCGTCGTGGGTATCGATCCCCTGGCGGCAGCCTGTTTCGGGTCGGCGCATCCGGACCGTGAGCCGTGGCGTGGTGAACTCGATGGCGCGCCGTTTGTGGATATCCGCAAGGCGGCGGAGCTGGCAGAGGATCAGAACGCACAGCAGCGCACCCTGTCGCTGCTGATCTCCGGCGCAGGTGCCGATGTGTCGCTGCCACCGGGTTACCGGCTCGCCGCTTTCACTCTGGGGCCGGATACCGGCGAGCTGGGCGAGAGCTTCCTGCTGAATCTGGACGCGCTGGGCATTCTCGTTCTGCTGATCACGGCCTTGCTGCTGCGCAGCGTCTACCTGCTGGGGCTGGCCCAGCGCCGTGACAGTTTTGCCCTGCTGCACCGCTTTGGTGTGCCGCAGAGCCGGATCCACCGGCTTCTGATCCTTGAGATCATGGTGCTGGCGCTGGTGTGCATTGTCCCGGGCGTCTGGTTCGGCCGCTGGCTGGCGACGGGCCTGGGCAGCGGCTTCGGGCGTGCCCTGGACGGGTTGTTTGATGTGCCGCTGTATGCCGGGCAGGACGGTGGCTGGCTGGTGCCGGTGGCCACCATGCTGGCGGTCGTTTTTGTTGCCTGCCTGGCGGATGTTCTCCGGCCATGGGCCCAACGCTTGTCCGGGGCGGGGCGTGGGCAGGGGGTGTCGCTGGTTGTGTTGCTGCTCGCGGGTATTGCCCTGTCGATCGGCGCATCCACGCTGGTGTGGCTGTTCGTCGCCGTGTCCCTGGTCTTCGTGGCGGCCGGTATCCTTGCGCCCCGTACCATCGCCAGGCTGGCAGACTGGCGTGCCGGGCACGCGGCCGATCCACTCGCCCGCTGGCGCTACCGGGAAGTCTCGGTACTGGCCCGGCGGCTGGCCTTGCCCCTGGTGGCCCTGCAGTTTGCCATGGCCATGGTGCTGGCGGTCCAGGCCCTGGTCACTACCTTCGAAAGCACCTTCGACCGGTGGCTGGCCCAACGGCTGGCGGCAGACTATTACATTGAAGTTCCTGAAGGTGCGGCAGCCGGTCCGGCCCTGGACTGGCTGGCCGGGCAGCCGGAGCTGGCGGCATCCGGGCTCTGGCATCGGGTGGTCCGGGGCCGGGCGACAATGGTTACCCCTGCCGGCGAGCCGGGCCCGGCGGTGGATGTCTTCGCGCTGGGCCCGATCGGCCCTCTGGTGACCGGCTGGCAACTGTTTGAATCGGTGAATGCGCCCTGGCAGAAGCTGGCAGAGGAACAGGGCCTGATGGTGAACGAGCAACTGGCCCGCCGGCAGGGGGTGGCGGTTGGCGATACGCTCTCGTTGCGGCTGGGCAGTGAGGTTGCCCGTTTCCCGGTACTGGCGGTCTACCCGGATTATGGCCGGCCCGCCGGCGAGATCCTGATTCCTGCGTCGGTGCTGCCGCCGGATTTCCGGGCCAGCTTTCAGAGCCTGTCGGTGTCACCGGGGGCATTGTCGATAGCGACCGTCAGTCGCAAGCTGGAGCAGATCTGGCGCGTGGAGCAGGTGAGCGTCCGGGACAACCGGGCGGTCGAGGCCCTGGCCTCCGCCATCTTTGATCAGACCTTCCTGCTGACCCGGGCCATGACGATGCTGACCCTGATACTGGCCGCCATTGCCCTGTTGATGATGGGCTGGGTGTTTTTCTCCACCCGGGCCTGGTATTTCCGGTTGCTGGTGGTCTGGGGGTTGCCGCGCCGGCAGGCGGCGATGCAGCTCACCCGGCTGTCGCTGTCCCTGACCAGCGCCATTGCCCTGCTGGCGTTGCCCCTGGGTGTCTGGCTGACCTGGGTTCTGGTGCACCGGATCAACCCCCTGGCCTTCGGCTGGTCCCTGCCGATGGCGGTCTATCCCCGGTTCTGGCTGGAGCTTGGCGTGCTCAGCCTGGTGGTCGGGCTCAGCATTGCCCTGCTGATGCGCCGGCAGCTGAACAGCCCGGCCGCGGCGCCGGAAAGTGCCAGTGCGCTGTCCGGAGGTGAGCGATGAAGTGGTTGTTCTGGCTCGTGCTGGTGCCGGTTCTGGCGGGCTGTTCGGAGCAAACGGAACAGGCCGGCTTTGCTGGCCTGGCCGGGATTGCGGATTCGCAGGCAGAGGTGCCCTTTTTACAGCCTGGCCCCGATGACCGGCTGAACTTTCCTGAGGACTTTGGCCCCCACCCCCAGCACCGGATTGAATGGTGGTACCTGACCGCCAATCTGGAAACCACCGAAGGCGCCCCTCTGGGCCTGCAGTGGACCCAGTTCCGGCAGGCAATCAAACCCAGGCCGGCAGATGCGCCACCGCCTGAGGCCGGCGACTGGCCCCTGGAAGCCGCCTGGATGGCCCATGCCGCCGTGAGCTTTGACGGCCAGCACTATTTTGCTGAAAAGCTGGCCCGAGGCGATGTCGGCCATGCCGGCGCCAGGGCCGAGCCCCTGGCGGTCTGGCTCGACGACTGGCAACTTACTGAGTCGCCGGGAGGCGGGGTGTGGCGGTTGCAGGTATCGGCAGACAACTGGTCCTACGATCTGCGGCTGAGCATCAACGGTGATCCGGTGGCGCACGGGGACCAGGGATTCAGCGCCAAATCCGCCAGCGGTGCCGGCTCCATGTACTTCAGCCTGGTGGACATACAGATTGAGGGCACGGTTACCCTCGGTGGCAGGATTCTGGAGGTCTCCGGCCAAGGCTGGTTTGACCGGGAGTGGAGCAGCCAGTTTCTCAAGACCGGCCAGCAGGGCTGGGACTGGTTCGCCCTGCACCTGGCGTCGGGTGACAAGCTGATGGCGTTCCAGCTAAGGGAAGATGAAGGCACTTTCCGGTCCGGGACCTGGATTCCGGCGCAGGGCCAACCGGTGGCCCTTGCGCCCGGCCAGCTCCGGATGACGCCGGTTTCCGGGCAGGGTGATTACCCGCGCCAGTGGCGGTTGGCGGTGCCGGATTACGGCGTCAGCCTAAGGGTGACGGCCCCGGCCGGTGACTATCGCAACACCGGGCTTTACCCATACTGGGAGAGCCCGGTTTCTGTCTCCGGCAGTCATTCCGGTGTGGGCTATATGGAGCTGACCGGCTACGGCAATTAACGGGGCGCAAGCTCTGGTGGTTCCAGCTGGTTGAACAGCACCTGGATGCCTTCGTGCCATTGCTGGCGGAGCTCATGGAAGTAAATGCTGTTTTCCTCAACCCGCTCGGTAAAGCAGGGTTTGAGGGCATCCCGCTGGTAGATCGCGACATCGATGGGCATGCCCACTGAAAGGTTGCTCTTCATGGTGGAATCGAAGGAGATCAGGGCGCACTGGTAGGCTCGGTTCAGGGGTGTCCGGTAGTTGATCACCCGGTCTAGAATCGGCTTGCCGTACTTGGATTCCCCGACCTGGAAGAACGGGGTTTCTTCCGTGGCCTCGATGAAATTGCCTTCCGGGTAGATATTGAACAGCCTGGGTTCCTCGCCGCGAATCTGGCCGCCGAGGATCAGGGAACAGCTGAAATCCACATGGCCCAGCTTGCCGTCCGGATTGTCCCGGCGGATCACTTCGCGCATGGTCTGGCCGACAATTTCCGCCGTCTCGAACATGGAGCCTGTGCTCAGAACATTGTGCACGTCGGTGCCGGCCCGGCGCTCCAGGAGGCTGATCACGCTCTGGCTGGTGGCCAGGTTGCCGGCGGACAGCAGCACCAGTTCGCGCTCGCCCGGTTTTTCAAACACGTGCATCTTGCGAAAGGTGGAAATCTGGTCAAAGCCGGCGTTGGTCCGGGAGTCGGATGCGAACACCAGCCCGTCGGCCAGCCGCATCGCTACGCAATAGGTCATGAAGCCCTCCTGAAAGGCCTGTTCTCTGCGCGTAGTCTAATCAACTCCCTCGCCAAGTGTGAGCGCTTTATTGTTCCAATTGCCGGCTTTTTGTTACTGGCTGGCTGCCGGGTTGGTGACCCAGGCCCGGGTTTCCATGTGTTCCATGCCACCACCGGCGCGGACACCGCGAACCGGCGCGGCATCGCGGTAATCCAGACCGACCGCCAGCTTGATGTGGCTTTCGGCCACGTTCAGGGTGTTCACCACATCGAAGGTCTGCCAGTTCCGGCCAATCCAGGCTTCGGCCCAGGCGTGGGTGGCCACGTGGGCGTCGTTCGAGGAGTGTATGTAACCACTCACATAACGGGCGGGCACGCCGATGTTCCGGCAGCAGGCCAGGAACATGTGGGTGTGGTCCTGGCACACGCCCGCCTTCTGTTTGAATGCCTCGCTGGCGGTGTGGGTCACGGTGGTGGAGCCGGGCATGAACGCCACGTGCGCGCGCAGGTGCTTCATCAGCCGGATCAGGCCCTGCTTGTTGGGGGGATACTGGGCGGCCAGGGTTTTCAGGGCTTCGTCCGCTTCAGTGAGCGGGGTCTGGCGCAGGAAGACCTCCGGCGGGAAGGGCGAATCGTCCCGGGTCAGCGGTTTGCCGGTCAGGTCGACAATGCCCTCGGCGGTCAGCAGGATCTCGTTGACGGCCTTATCGAGGGTCATCACCGTGACCAGGTTGCCGAAGCCGTCCACCATCTGGCTGGTTTCTCCCGGGGTTTCCAGGTGCCAGTCGTGGATGCGTTGCTGGGGCGTATTGCGGGGTGTCAGCCGGATATACTGGATGCTGTCACTCACCGGTGCTTCGTAGGTGTAACGCGTTTCGTGCCGGATATGAAGTCTCATCCCTGCCACCCCATGTAGTCTCGCTGGATCTGAGCGGAGATCCCCTGAATCCTGTCCAGAAAATCCACCAGGTATTCGTGCAGGCCCCGTTCGGCAATATAGCCCCGGTCGCCATAGCGGATATTGGCGTACAGGCTGGAGGCCAGTCGCCGCGATCCGCGGGCATCGCCGTTCTCCACCTGCTCAAGCAGGCTGGCGATTTCCTGCAGGCAGCCATGGAGTGAGCGGGGCACATCCGGTTCCAGGATCAGCAGCTCGGCAACGCTCATGGCGTCAAGGTTGTGGCCATAGGTGTTCTGGTAAGCCTCGAAGGCCGCGAGGGAATGCAGTACTGCCGTCCACTCGAAAAATGCCTGGGTGGTGTGGTCTTCCATGGCTTTCATCGCCATCACATGGCGGATATCGAGCACCCGGGCGGTGGTATCAGCCCGTTCGATGAAGGTGCCCAGCCGCAGGAAGTGGAAGGAATCGTTGCGCAGCAGGGTGCCGTAGGCGGCGCCCCGGAACATGTGCGAGCGTTCCCGAACCCAGTCGAACA
This sequence is a window from Marinobacter subterrani. Protein-coding genes within it:
- a CDS encoding efflux RND transporter permease subunit — translated: MRRRKGVIGFFVHHRVAANLVMLVMLLGGVLALTRMNIQFFPTFALDIVSVRVVWSGASAEDVEQGITNPLEQRLRSVDGLKKMTSTSAQGVSSITLEFEEGTDPILALDDVRQQVDEFTNFPAEAEEPQVTRVERYEPVARLLVSGDVARGELRQLAYRFEDELLQRGIDRVSIRGLPEQQISINVPVERLQTLGLSLGQIAERVAAISRDLPAGMMAQQDATRELRAVEQRRSPQEFENIPVLSGERIQLKLGDIAIIRQEARENQITLEKDGKPAVELQLQRSENGNSLVAAKVLETWLADTRPVLPPTIELEVYDETWQLLDDRISLLVNNGLGGLVLVVCLLYLFLPGRVALWVAVGIPTAFLAAMAVLWLIGGSINMISLFALIMALGVIVDDAIVVGEDADAHARMGEESIYASEGAAKRMLWPVLASSLTTVAAFMPLLVVGGVIGNILGDIPLVMICVLAASLLECFIVLPAHLRHAFVIRGRQKTGQDAPAPKQPGPLGRFRRGFERGFDRFREGRFRRFSRYSLEHRGATVAAAAALAIVTIGLLAGGRLGFNFFPTPEPSVLYANASFVAGTDRGTVENFLAQMQATLNETEQALGGDLILHAVTTQGATLGAEGSSRSGDELGSMMIELVPSDRRSVRNPEFINEWRSRLKIPAGLDNLSISERQAGPPGRDVNVRLTGENAENLKQAAEELSQALATLPGVLDVEDDMPWGREQLIYQVSPYGEALGLTTTDLGRQLRAAFDGRIAQIYQDGRDEVEVRVQLPRDQRERLSTLSRMTVRVPDGRFVPLSQVMNLDHRQGFQALRHAGGKLAVEVTSGLNTRVSTTDQILASLQAEALPDIANRHNVRYSFEGRAADQRETMADMKTGLIIGLGLMYVVLAWVFASWSLPLIVMAIIPFALVGALLGHWLMGLQLTILSLFGLFGLSGIVVNNAIILVAFYNQQRQKGLAINDALNEAVVQRVRAVLLTSLTTIGGLLPLLFETSLQAQFLIPMATSIAFGLGLSTLLVLVVIPALLSWLEQFREWRACRRGTVVEPLGAPE
- a CDS encoding ABC transporter ATP-binding protein, which codes for MAEPLLAARGLNKQFRSGNQPVSVLSDLALQLGRGESLALTGRSGSGKSTLLNILCGLEQPDSGRIRVLDEIFDSGKPAGSSQVEARWAQLRRQQVGVVFQEANLMPALSLLDNVRLRARLAGRSEDPCRDWLERLGIGELAGRYPDQVSGGQRQRAALAMVFAMNPALILADEPTGSLDRHTAEAVTRQLFELQARHCCALILATHDAELATRCTHHLDLGHQPEA
- a CDS encoding FtsX-like permease family protein, giving the protein MTLLAALFSHYRRHPLQLLALATMIVLATMLWTGVYHLTSQARASLDQSESAVAERQQVVRADGEPVSVQDFVTLRRAGLCVMPWLEVTSPGRGRVVGIDPLAAACFGSAHPDREPWRGELDGAPFVDIRKAAELAEDQNAQQRTLSLLISGAGADVSLPPGYRLAAFTLGPDTGELGESFLLNLDALGILVLLITALLLRSVYLLGLAQRRDSFALLHRFGVPQSRIHRLLILEIMVLALVCIVPGVWFGRWLATGLGSGFGRALDGLFDVPLYAGQDGGWLVPVATMLAVVFVACLADVLRPWAQRLSGAGRGQGVSLVVLLLAGIALSIGASTLVWLFVAVSLVFVAAGILAPRTIARLADWRAGHAADPLARWRYREVSVLARRLALPLVALQFAMAMVLAVQALVTTFESTFDRWLAQRLAADYYIEVPEGAAAGPALDWLAGQPELAASGLWHRVVRGRATMVTPAGEPGPAVDVFALGPIGPLVTGWQLFESVNAPWQKLAEEQGLMVNEQLARRQGVAVGDTLSLRLGSEVARFPVLAVYPDYGRPAGEILIPASVLPPDFRASFQSLSVSPGALSIATVSRKLEQIWRVEQVSVRDNRAVEALASAIFDQTFLLTRAMTMLTLILAAIALLMMGWVFFSTRAWYFRLLVVWGLPRRQAAMQLTRLSLSLTSAIALLALPLGVWLTWVLVHRINPLAFGWSLPMAVYPRFWLELGVLSLVVGLSIALLMRRQLNSPAAAPESASALSGGER
- a CDS encoding lipocalin-like domain-containing protein, which gives rise to MKWLFWLVLVPVLAGCSEQTEQAGFAGLAGIADSQAEVPFLQPGPDDRLNFPEDFGPHPQHRIEWWYLTANLETTEGAPLGLQWTQFRQAIKPRPADAPPPEAGDWPLEAAWMAHAAVSFDGQHYFAEKLARGDVGHAGARAEPLAVWLDDWQLTESPGGGVWRLQVSADNWSYDLRLSINGDPVAHGDQGFSAKSASGAGSMYFSLVDIQIEGTVTLGGRILEVSGQGWFDREWSSQFLKTGQQGWDWFALHLASGDKLMAFQLREDEGTFRSGTWIPAQGQPVALAPGQLRMTPVSGQGDYPRQWRLAVPDYGVSLRVTAPAGDYRNTGLYPYWESPVSVSGSHSGVGYMELTGYGN
- a CDS encoding proteasome-type protease; its protein translation is MTYCVAMRLADGLVFASDSRTNAGFDQISTFRKMHVFEKPGERELVLLSAGNLATSQSVISLLERRAGTDVHNVLSTGSMFETAEIVGQTMREVIRRDNPDGKLGHVDFSCSLILGGQIRGEEPRLFNIYPEGNFIEATEETPFFQVGESKYGKPILDRVINYRTPLNRAYQCALISFDSTMKSNLSVGMPIDVAIYQRDALKPCFTERVEENSIYFHELRQQWHEGIQVLFNQLEPPELAPR
- a CDS encoding transglutaminase family protein, translating into MRLHIRHETRYTYEAPVSDSIQYIRLTPRNTPQQRIHDWHLETPGETSQMVDGFGNLVTVMTLDKAVNEILLTAEGIVDLTGKPLTRDDSPFPPEVFLRQTPLTEADEALKTLAAQYPPNKQGLIRLMKHLRAHVAFMPGSTTVTHTASEAFKQKAGVCQDHTHMFLACCRNIGVPARYVSGYIHSSNDAHVATHAWAEAWIGRNWQTFDVVNTLNVAESHIKLAVGLDYRDAAPVRGVRAGGGMEHMETRAWVTNPAASQ
- a CDS encoding alpha-E domain-containing protein, which codes for MLSRAAASLFWMARYLERAESQARLLDVSLTMALIDVPEDRTEQLSVPLLVSGTREIFFDYHEEITPQNLIDFLLLDSRHPASVFNTIRSARDNALHVRGNLSSDVWESINQAWLEMKELQRRGVTESNASTVFDWVRERSHMFRGAAYGTLLRNDSFHFLRLGTFIERADTTARVLDIRHVMAMKAMEDHTTQAFFEWTAVLHSLAAFEAYQNTYGHNLDAMSVAELLILEPDVPRSLHGCLQEIASLLEQVENGDARGSRRLASSLYANIRYGDRGYIAERGLHEYLVDFLDRIQGISAQIQRDYMGWQG